TCGGTTTTGTTTGGACCGTTGTGGCGAGAAACAAATTCGTTTTGTGTGCTTAGGTGTTGAAGTAGTTCTGTCATTTCCTTTGTACCTTATTAAAAAGCTGCCCAAATGAGGCAGCTTCCTATTAGTTTCCTAAATTATTCTTCTTCAATACTGCTTAGGTATTCTTCAGCATCCGTTAAGTCGTCTAGCTCTGAAGGGTCAGACATCTTAATTTTTGCAATCCAGCCACCTTCATAAGGTTCTTCATTGATGAGTTCAGGGCTGTCACCTAGTTCTTCGTTGACTTCTACAATTTCGCCTGTGATAGGTGTGTAAATGTCGGAGGCCGCTTTTACAGATTCAACCAAAGAAAAGCTTTCGCCTGCTTCAATTTCGCTTTCAATTTCAGGTAGTTCTACGAAAACCACGTCACCTAACATCTCTTGAGCGTGCTCTGAAATACCGATAGTTACAGTACCATCACCGTTGTCTTTTACCCATTCATGGCTCTCTGTAAACTTCAGGGTGTTGTCCATTTCATTGTCTCCAAACTGTTAATATCAATAATTGTAAAACTGTGTGTTCAAAGTGAAACCACTTTGACGAGTTAACCTAAGTGTGCGTGCAATAAAAGCATAGAAGCACTATAAAAAAATGAAGTATGTACTATTTAACCGCATTAATTTTGGTTGAGCTCGACTGAATAATGTTGTCATTGTTATGTGCTTACTGCCTTTCGCGCAACCGATTGCATTATAGAGTTAGTAGCATTGACATATTGGTAACATAACCATTGTTTTTTCAATAATCAATTAAAAATTTCCAATAGGAAACATAATTTCGTATGGTTTTAAAAATTGAAGAGAAAATGTTGCCGTTTCCTTATTTTTGAGCTTCATGTAACAATAAGGACATGCATAACAAGATCAAATGGATGAACAATGCCTATTGAAAACTTAGATGAATACCCGTCGATTAAACTAGAGAAGCAGGGAAGCAGTGAAACGATAGAGCCTCTAAAGCTAGGGCAAAAAATAAAAGATATACGCTCTAACTTGGGAATAACGTTAGAGGAGGCAAGTCAACGGACGGGACTTGCGCGTTCGACACTTTCGAAAATCGAAAATGAGCAGATATCGCCAACATTTCAGGCGATGCAAAAACTTGCCTCAGGTTTACAGATAGACATGCCCCAATTATTTGAACCGCCAAAGTCAATAATGGCGAGCGGCCGCAGAGACCTTACCATGCAAGGGCAAGGCAAGCCTCATCCAACACCAACCTATGAACATGAATTACTCGCTACTCAGCTTACACATAAAAAAATGATGCCCTTTAAGAGTCGTATTCGTACACGTCGTATAGAAGATTTTGTTGATTGGGTAAAACACGATGGTGAGGAGTTTCTGTTGATTTTAGAAGGGGAGGTGACACTCTATACGGAGTATTACGAGCCGATTAACCTTAAAGAGGGTGACAGTGCTTATTACGATGCAAACATGGGGCACATGCTGACATCCGTGAGTGAACAAGATGCATTAATCCTTTGGGTGACAGCGAAATGATCTGGAATAACGAGGTTATGTTGTTCTATTTATGTACAGCAAACGTTAAATTAACGCGTGATAAATTTAAAACAATCTGTTATTAATGATTTTCATAGTGGAAAATGTTTACTATTGGAAACACTGCTATGCCAATAGTTTGAATCTTTATGGAGAAAGTGATGACAGATTTACTTAAGACCCCTTTACACGCACTGCACATTGAAGCTGGTGCAAAGATGGTTCCGTTTGCTGGGTACGATATGCCAGTTCAATATCCACTCGGAGTAAAGAAAGAGCATCTACATACGAGAGATGCTGCTGGGTTATTTGATGTTTCTCACATGGGGCAATTACGTTTAAAAGGCGCTAATGCCGCAAAAACGTTGGAAGCTCTCGTGCCTGTCGATATTATCGATCTTCCTGCAGGTAAACAGCGCTATGCATTTTTCACGAATGAACAAGGCGGTATCTTAGACGATTTAATGGTGACCAATTTTGGTGATCATATTTTTGTTGTTGTGAATGCGGCATGTAAAGAGCAAGATATCGCGCATTTGAAAGCAAACCTTTTAGATGGTGTTGAGTTAGAGCAAATAGAAGATAGAGCTTTACTTGCTCTTCAGGGACCAAAGGCCGCGGATGTATTAGCGTCATTTCAACCTTCTGTCGCTGATATGGTCTTTATGGATGCGCAGATCATCGATATAGATGGGATTGAATGTTATGTAAGTCGGTCTGGGTATACCGGTGAAGATGGTTTCGAACTATCTGTTCCCGCTGATAAAGCAGATTCATTTGCCCGTAAACTTACCGCTATCGATGCCGTTGAATGGATAGGTTTAGGTGCTCGAGATTCGTTACGTTTAGAGTGTGGGTTGTGTTTATATGGCCATGATTTAGACGCATCAACAACACCTGTCGAGGCGAGTTTACTTTGGGGGATTAGTAAAAATCGCCGCAGCGAAGGTGAGCGAGCCGGTGGTTTTCCAGGCGCAGACATAATCCTAAATCAGATCATAACAAAAGACATTCTGCGTAAACGTGTTGGCTTAGTTGGACAAACCAAAGCACCGGTGCGTGAAGGTTGTAAGCTATTTGACGCACTAAACAATGAAATTGGTGTTGTGACCAGTGGTACCGCTGGACCTAATGCAGGTAAGCCCGTTTCTATGGGATATGTTGCAACAGAATTTTCAGTTATTGGAACAGAAGTTTTTGCTGAAGTTCGCGGTAAAAAACTGGCGATGACAGTGGAAAAAATGCCGTTCGTGGCGCAAAGGTATTACCGAGGCTAGAACATCTACCAATATAGGTTATCGAGCTTGCTCAGTTAGTAAGCTCGGTACAATTAATCTCCTCGTATTTTTCTTATTCAATTTATTGTCTTCCGATTCTAATGAGGTTGTATGCTGTTCATCCATTTACCAATAGCGCGCACAACTTTGGGCTTAATTTAAGATTCCTAAAATCAGCTAAAAAGACTATTATTTAACTAATGAAAACAATATAGGTAAGTAATATGCTAAAAAGGCTGGCTTTAGGGGTTTTCACAGTCGTGCTCTCAGTCTCAATTAGTGCGTCAGAAATTGAAACCTATATAGTTAATGGTACGGTTACTTCAACTTCAGCGTATCCTTCGTATGCTCGTCTTTATTACAACGAGTACGGAAATTATGGTTACTGCGGTGGGACATTTATTGATGCGACTCATGTTTTAACTGCCGCCCATTGTGTCGATTTGGATGATACCGACGCCACAGAAATAAGACTACTTTTTACAGTGGCGGTTCCTAATCTCGATGATGAAGATGATATCTCAAATGCGTCTAAATACTATATTTCTAAGTTTTATGTCCATGAAGATTATGACTCGTCGCAATTAACCAACGATATTGCAATTTTGGTACTAGAAGAAGCGGCTAACTTAAGCTCTTATGCCGAGTTTGTTAGTTCTGAGAATGAATATAGAATTGACGGGGGAGGGGGACGAACCAAACATTTATTGCTGTTGGCCACGGAGACACCTCAACAGGGGTAGATAACTCGACTGAGTTATTAGAGACAGAGGTCGATTATGTGGAGAATTCTGCTTGTACTGATTACTCTTCTAGCGGCGTGCCAGACAGTCAGTTATGTATGACGGGTATGCTTGATTCAGGAACTGGTTTACTTAATGCGACATGCAACGGCGATTCTGGTGGACCTCTATACTGGACTGAGGGTTCGGGTAAACAAGTAGGCATTACGAGTTATGGTCCGGGTACAGATACAGGATGTGGAGACCCAAACATAACAGCTACTTCTGTATTTACTGAAGTTGTCGACTATGCTGGTTGGATAACGAATGTAAAAAATGGATTAGTAACGGCAACCTATACAACCAGTGAGAGTGACCGCGAATATTATCGAGAAAATGGTAGTTTACCTAATGCTGTAACCGACATTTTGGGGTCTGGCGATGGTGGTGGTAGTGTTCCTTTATGGCCACTATTAGTTATGCTTGGAATGGCAATCTTTAGGAAGAAATAGATTTAATAAGAGTGAAATTAAAAGGAAGCATTTAGCTTCCTTTTTTATTTTAGGTGTTCTATGCGTAAATAATTAGCAGCCTGAAGTTTCTAATTCGTACACAGGATCGTCGTCTTCGTTAATGGCTTGGGTATACTTAACCCAACAGTTTCCTGACTTCGGAGTTCCAGAGTTGTCGGTATCAAATCCGATATAGAGATAATAGGCACCTTCTTCTTCAGTCACTAAATCACCGTCTATCAATATTGCGTACTTAATATCGGTGTTATCAATATAGTTCCAAATAAGATCCCATTCGTCATCATCCTGTATATTGTTTTTGTTAAGGTCGAGGTAAGTAAGGCGGTTGGAATTACTACCGTCACGGACTTTGACATAACCTAACTGAGACTTGGCGAAAACAATATCGTTAACCGATTGCATGCTCGCTTTAACACCACGTAATACACTGATTCGCGATTCTTGCTGTAGATTGAGAAAGCGAGGTGCAGCAGTCACTGCTAATATCCCTAAGATAACAATAACAACGACCAGTTCGATGAGAGTAAAACCATTCTTTTTCATATGCATTCATTAAAAATATACTCAACGTAAATATAAATTGAACTGGGAGTTCGAGCAACCGCTAGCCACTTGAAATGCGGGGCTAGCGGTGTTTAAGACTCAATGCATATAACGATTTAAAACACTAAATGTGCGACACCAGCGATAACTGGTAACGTAATGAGGGTACGTAGAATAAATATAGTGAAAAGCTCTATAAAATTAACCGGTATGCGGCTGCCTAACAGTAAGGCGCCAACCTCTGACATATAGATAAGTTGAGTCACTGACATTGCTGCAATTACGAAGCGGGTAATTTCGCTATCTACAGAAGAGATTATAATGGCAGGAAGAAACATATCCGCAAAGCCAACCATCATAGTCTCTGATGCCGCTACCGCTTCCGGGATACCAAGTAACTCTAAATAAGGTACAAATGGTGTGCCTAATATTGCGAACAAAGATGTGTATTCAGCAACAATCAATGCAAGCGTTCCTAGGCCCATAACCACAGGTAGTACGCCAAAGACCATATCAATCGCGTTTTCAATGCCGTCATTGGCTATTTTTTTAAAGCTTTTAACTTGGGATGCTTTATTCAACGCGAGGTTAAAACCCCAAGAGAAGGCGTTGTGATTGTCGGGGATAAGGTCAACGTCTTTTTCTGGTGAACTACCATCGACATAGATGTCTTTTTTGCGGCTTAATGGTGGCAAACGAGGAATGATTATCGCAGCGACAATACCCGCAAGACAGATGGAACCGTAAAACGGTAAAAAGTAGGCTTCTAATCTTACTTGAGCTAACACAACTAAACTAAACGTAATAGAAACCGCCGAAAAAGTTGTTCCTACGACAGCCGCTTCTCTTTGGGTATAAAACTTATTGTCATATTGTTTACTTGTCAACAATATACCTACACTGCCATCACCTAACCAAGAGGCCATACAATCGATGGCGCTTCGACCGGGTAAATTAAATATTGGGCGCATCACTTTACTTAATAGTGTGCCAACCAATTCAAGTAAGCCAAAGTTCAGCAAAAGAGGGAGCAGTAAACCAGCGAAGATAAACACAGAGAAAAGGGTTGGAAGTAGGCCTTCTAACACTAAACCTCCCGTATTTTCCTCCCATATGGCTTTTGGCCCGAAATGGTAATAAGTCATGACAACCGCTAGTCCACCAATTACACGGACAGTAAGCCAAAGTAGGGACGGTGAAAAGAGGCGGTCTAAAAAGGTATTATTTTTAATAAACGATGGCTTAAATATGCGGTATAAGAGTGAAGCAATGGCCATGAAGGAAATAATGGTCGTAACAAGAGGAACCACGTGGTCCCCAAGGATTGAAATTAAGCTCTTAGCAAGTACGGCTACAGGGATAGTAATATCACCCTGATAGCTGATAGGGGCCATGAATAAAAATAAACCCAATAGAGAAGGAATTAAAAAAATCCAAAAGGTGCTTTTTTTGTTTTCAAGCTGGGTAACTTGGGTATCGTTTTGCATCTGAGGTCTCTAAATATCTTAGTGTGATTTGCCTGTGTCCTTGGCATAGTTATTCACTAAACATCCCTATTTAGTCAGAGTGGCGCAAGATTAACGGTTGTTGCTTTTAATTGCAATAGTATTCACTTAAATGTGGGTTATATTCAGAGAACACGGTTGTATAGATAACCTGACATAGATAATTGTATCGTATAGGTGGATGGTGCCGACGTGTGCACTTGAATGTATCTCAGATAAAATGATCCATTTCGCAATCGAATTTAATCCAGCCGCGTTTCCTTTCTTCATAAACCGAAAAGGTAGGCGTTGAAAAATCTTGTTCTTTGAACAGACCTAAGGGAATGATTATCGCTTCAGGCGCACTGGTAAGCCTCAATCTCATGGTAGTACCACAACGAGGGCAAAAATCGTATGTTACTTGGTTACCAGAATCTGCAATTCGAGAATAGGAAATAACATCACCATCGATAATGGTATTTTCAGCCAGGTAACGCGCTTGAACGCCAAAGACACTGCCTGTTCTTTTTTGGCATTCGAAACAATGACAAATCGAGGTTCTTATGGGGTCACCTTTGCATCGAATAGTGACTAGGTTACATGAACAAGATGCAGTGCGAATAACAGTCATAACTCATCCCTTTAACGTATATAGTTAAAATTTAGTCGATAGTGATTAAATCTCAAATAAAAACAGTATTTTGTGTCTTTCTATATGTTCATTCAATACATGACGATTGTAAAGTTACTAGCGTGTATAGAGGCAATTGTTATATTATATCAATTGTCATAAAAATGACTTTAGCTCAATGGTGCTCACTACACAGCTACTGTATTATAATGTTTGCCAAGAATGGCAGCTCATTCGTATTGCACTATCAGTGAAATATCGATTAAGTGTACTCACTAAAGAACGATTGGATTTATTGTGTTTAGAAAAATATTCTCCCCTGTAAGCTATATTGTGTCATCGGAAGTGCCTTTAAAAAATAGGCTTCTAGCAACTGCATTGCCATTGGTTGCATTTATTACGTTATTAAGTTTAAGTGTTGACTCGAAGAAAGAAGATAGACAATTTGTCCCTATTCAATTGAAAGAAATGCCAACATACGAAAATGCGTCGAGCAAAACAGATCCTCAACAAATTGAATCTGCACCGGAATATAGTTACATCATTCAAAAAGGCGATAACCTTAGCTCTATTTTCGAACAATTAGGCTTTCCGTACAGTGATTTACTCAAAGTGATGGAAGCTGACCTTAACTATCTGATGCTCGACACGTTGCAACCTGGCAATCAGCTTTTATTTTGGGCCGAAGAAGGTGAAAAACACCTGAGTAAAATGATTCTGCAATTTAATAGCGCAGACAAGGTTTTGTATACCAGACACGACGATGATAGCTATCAGTTTCAAGATATTTCTCTACCAGGAGAGTGGAAATTAGAACCCTTCGTTGGTGAAATTCATGGGAGTTTTTCACAATCTGCGAATAAGGCGGGAGTGGGGAACAATGAAATTGAACAGATAAACACGTTACTTAAAGATAAACTTAATTTTGCAAGAGACCTTCGAGCTGGAGATCAGTTTGAAATAATTCAAAATAGACAGTATGTAGATAATCAAGCAACAGGAAAGAAAGAGGTCCAAGCTATTCGAATTCATAATCGAGGTCGGACTGTCACTGCGTTTTTACATACCGATGGTCAGTACTATGATAAAGATGGCAAGAGCTTACAAAGAGCATTCCAAAGGTACCCAACGGGTAAGCGTTATCGAATATCGTCATCCTTTAACCCTAATCGAAAACACCCTGTTACCGGTCGAGTATCGCCACATAACGGTACTGATTTCGCAACACCTATTGGCACGCCTATTTATTCAACCGGCGATGGTAAAGTTGTTTTAACAACGAATCATCCATATGCAGGCAAGTATATAGTGATTCAGCATGGCAACACCTACAAAACGCGTTATTTGCATTTGAGTAGAATATTAGTGAAGAAAGGGCAGTCTGTTTCTAGAGGACAAAAAATTGCCCTGTCGGGTAACACTGGTCGTTCAACAGGGCCGCATCTACACTATGAATTTATGATTCGAAATAAAGCCGTTAATGCCATGACGGCCAAGATACCGATGGCGAGTTCAGTCCCAAAGAAAGAGATGGGTGAGTTCAAAGCTAGAATTGCAAAGTACAACGAGTTATTAGGTGAGCAATTACTGGCGCTAAATACCAATTAATAACATTGTTTAACAGAAACAAATTCTAAAAAAGAACTGACTCTAGGTTGGTTCTTTTTTCATTGTCCCCTACAATCATCGCAAATTGATAAATAGAGATCAGAATATGCTCCAAAATGAATTTGAGATCCTAGTTAACAACCTTTGTGAACTAGAAAATTTACCCCAAGCGTTAGAATACTTAAAAAACAGTGAAGACGAAGAGATAGCACAAGCAGCTCAATCATTGTCTGGACAGTTTGCGTTGGCAGAAATTGATGGTGAAAAGCGCATTTATCATGTGACAGTGCAGGAAAATGAATCTGGCGAAGAAGAAGAGTTTGTAGAGCATGTGATGAATGAAGGTGAGGATATTATCGGATTTGTTGCTTGGTTCTTTTTCGCTATGTTTGATGTTAAACACAAAGATACATATCAAACTGCGGGTAAAACTTATAAGCAACCTAAGCGAAGCTAAAAAAAGGCGCGCTAAACTAGCGCGCCAAAAGCAGTGGATGCATGTTAATAAGTACACTCTAAACGTTGAGTGATAATGGAACAAATACCGAACTAAAAAAGTTACCGCATTTTGAAAATTTCCTTGTGAAACTTGTCTTCAGGTAGGCCAGTTAACGCCAAATGATTCTGTAGGCTCTTGCCAAATTCGCTTGGTCCACAAAAGCTAACATCATAAGTCTTACCTGCCATTTTAGTGATGATCTGCTCTCCATTTAATAGCTCACCTTTTTCTGCGTCAACAATGTGAAGTTCTATAAAATCGAGATGGTCTAGTACCTTAATTATTTCATTTTCGAAAAAAGCTTCTTTCTTACTATTTACACAGTAGAAAAGCTCGATTTTCTGAAATGCTTGGTGCGCTTTATCAGCTCGGCGTTTTAACCAGTAGATTCGGGATATAAAAGGGACAATACCAATACCTGCACCGACCCAAACTTGATGCTCTTGAACAGACATTTGGAAACGGCCATAACTACCTTCAACGGTTACTTTTTGATTCTCGTCTAAACTGTTTACCAACTGATGAGTGTAATCGCCCAGGTCTTTAACACCGAATGAAATGAGTTGGTTATTTCTGTCATAATCTAAAATCGAGAATGGATGTGGAGCTTCTCCATCATGAAAATCAAGATAGGCAAACTGTCCCTCTTTATAGTCAATTTCTTTGTTAAGTTGCACAGTGAAACGAACAACAGAATTGTTGTTATCGGCAGTTTTAAATTTAGTAACGTCGGAAACCTTGCCATCGACTTTATTACTTTTCCCGATTTTGCCAGTTAGTGACATGACTGAGCAGCAAACGCCAATAATGGATAAAGCAACAATGACAACATTCATAGGAATTGAAGCCACGTTCCAGTTGAGCAACATTACCGAGTGGAATACGCCAGCCAGAACAAGTATGCCGCCGAGTTTATGTGTGAATTTGAATTTTTTGTAGCTGATGGCTTGTACGAGGCTGATTATGCTAAATATTAAAAAGACTTTAAATGAGATGTCACCAACTTGCTCTGCAACTGCATGCCAATTAATACCTTCCAATGCAGGTCGTGCTCCACGATCGGGTCTTGCAATTAATTGTGCTTCTACAAGCCAAGGGCCACTCTTTACGATGAGCCAATGCATGATCAGCGTAACCGTTGCCGCTATACCTAAATTCTTATGCAAAGCGTAGCCTTTATCTAAACCTTTTACTTTAGATTCGACCCAACTAAAACGAGCGGCAAGCACTACGGCAAGGCACATGTAGCCTATGCTAAGTACTCCAGTATATGTTGTGAGTTGAGAGCGCCAAAAAAGAAATTGCCGAAATTTTCGTAGCCAATAAATAAGGAAGGTAACCATAGTAGTGTAAGTAAAGCCGTGAATCTAAGCATAATGTGTCAACCAAAAGTTAGTAAATCATCAGGACGGTATGTTGTATACGTGCATAATAATAGCCCGGCGGTTCGATGAAAGGTTCTTTACTTATCTTTATGTTGCTTTACAGTTATTTACAGTAGAAACAGAAAAAGGTGCCTAAAGAGGCACCTTTATGTCTAAATGCGAAAGATTAAACGCTAATCTTTACAAGTTGATTACTTATTTAACTTTTTCTACCGCGTCAGCGATGAGTTTACCCAATTCTTCCCATTTACCTTCGTCAATGAGTTTAGTTGGTACCATCCAAGTGCCACCGCAAGCCAGTACAGATGGAATAGACAGATACTCATCGATATTGGCAACGCTAACGCCACCAGTAGGCATGAATTTAACCGGATAAACAGCAGTTAATGCTTTAAGCATACCCGTACCGCCAGAAGGTTCAGCAGGGAAGAACTTAAGAGTTCGTAATCCCATTTCCATAGCTTGTTCAACTAAACTAGGGTTATTTACACCAGGAACGATAACAATATCTTTATCTAAACAGTACTGAACAGTACTAGGGTTGAAACCTGGGCTAACAATAAAATCAACACCTGCTTCTACTGCTTCGTCCACTTGCTTGTTAGTTAAGATAGTTCCTGCACCAATCAACATCTCAGGAAATTCTTTACGCATTAACGCGATTGCTTCAGCTGCACATTCTGTTCTGAATGTAATTTCAGCACATGGCATTCCGTTTTCTACTAGTACGCGGCCTAGTGGTATTGCGTCTTCTGCTTTGTTGATTGCAATTACTGGGATTACTTTTAGTGCAGCAAGTTGGTCATTTAGCGTTGTCATTTTTTCACCTAATTAGTCTAATTCTATAGAGGGCATGGCCTCTGCTGGGATTATCGCGCCAGGATATTGAATGACAGTTCCTGCCATTTTATGCGCTACTTCTGCAGATTTAATTGCAGTGCCACCGGTAAATCGTTGGGCTAGGTATCCACCGCTGAAAGAATCGCCAGCTGCGGTTGTATCAACTACATTGGATACCTTTGTGGCTGAAACATATTCTGCTATATCGTCAGTTATTACTAAACACTCTTTGCTACCTCGTTTAATGACAATTTCTTTAACGCCGGCATTGGTCGTTCTAAAGATACACTCATCGAGATCAGTGTCGCCATAAAGGTCTTGGTCATCATCAAAGGTAAGAAGCGCTATATCTGTTTTATGAAGCATTGCCATGTAGTTTTCTACTGCCGTTGCTTTGTCTTTCCACAGCTTAGGACGATAATTATTATCAAAAATCACTTTACCGCCACTCTCTCTGAAGCTGTCCAAAAACTGAAACATCACTTCACGCCCGTTATCGGTAAGTATAGCTAATGTAATACCACTTAAGTAAATGGCATTGTAGTTATGTAACTTATCGAGTAGCGCTTTCGATTCGTCTTGGTCGAAAAGGTATTTAGCCGCCGCGTCATTTCTCCAATAATGGAAATATCTTTCACCGGTATCGTCTGTTTCGATGTAATAGAGCCCTGGCTGTTTGTCTTCTAATCGCAAAATCAGACTGGTATCAATGCCTTCACTACTCCATTGATCAACCATATCTTGGCTGAAAGGGTCGTTGCCTAATGCAGTAACGTAGCTAACATTAATAGCGTGATTTTTGGTTAAGCGAGATAAATAAACAGCAGTATTGAGAGTATCACCACCGAAAGCCCTTTTGAGCATGTTTTCTGGTTGTTGTTGCAGCTCAACCATGCACTCACCCAAAACTGCAATGTTAAGAGATGCCATAAAAAACCCTATTTGATATTAAGAAAATCTTCGCGTAAAGGAGAAAACACGTCAAGAAGAATACTGTTGTCTTCAAGCGCAACTGCACCATGAACAAAATGTTTTGGAGCGATATACGCATCACCTGCTGTCAAAACACATTTTTTGCCATCAACTTCTGCTTCGAAGCTACCAGCAACAACATAACCAATTTGATCATGAATGTCATGAGCATGGGGAGCGCCAATTGCACCTTTATCAAAGTTTAGGTGAACAGCCATCAAATCATCAGTGTAACCAATTATTTTTCTCTTGATCCCGCCGCCCAGTTCTTCCCACTCATTTTCTGCAATTTTAAAA
The DNA window shown above is from Vibrio algarum and carries:
- the kdgK gene encoding 2-dehydro-3-deoxygluconokinase → MASLNIAVLGECMVELQQQPENMLKRAFGGDTLNTAVYLSRLTKNHAINVSYVTALGNDPFSQDMVDQWSSEGIDTSLILRLEDKQPGLYYIETDDTGERYFHYWRNDAAAKYLFDQDESKALLDKLHNYNAIYLSGITLAILTDNGREVMFQFLDSFRESGGKVIFDNNYRPKLWKDKATAVENYMAMLHKTDIALLTFDDDQDLYGDTDLDECIFRTTNAGVKEIVIKRGSKECLVITDDIAEYVSATKVSNVVDTTAAGDSFSGGYLAQRFTGGTAIKSAEVAHKMAGTVIQYPGAIIPAEAMPSIELD
- a CDS encoding cupin domain-containing protein, encoding MNPFFKIAENEWEELGGGIKRKIIGYTDDLMAVHLNFDKGAIGAPHAHDIHDQIGYVVAGSFEAEVDGKKCVLTAGDAYIAPKHFVHGAVALEDNSILLDVFSPLREDFLNIK